The following are encoded in a window of Roseimaritima ulvae genomic DNA:
- a CDS encoding tetratricopeptide repeat protein, translated as MDSRQLPASLLLVLLSAIWSSAHEGPHDVIDRLTATIRDEGLTADSLFRRGCEYRALRKYRSAAEDFKRALQLEPESDLIRLELLRLQLRQFEAVLVAAGDTAGMQTVAGGLLGRTEPLLDSSEQGVQAAVHALRGQIYRHTQRWRLAIDEFNAALQTHPREIQWVLWRAEAEQQLGHYDAAVAGLREAAATTESPVLQAALCDTLLAAAGQASDAKAEHAAKWLAEAGAIIDQQLARCRLKSRWRIRKAEWALVSGDAGQARAQLLAAIDELDARLNTPRPDPVLIRDRQKALCLMPN; from the coding sequence ATGGACTCCCGACAACTTCCCGCCTCCCTACTCTTAGTGCTGCTCTCCGCTATCTGGAGTTCGGCACACGAAGGGCCGCACGACGTGATCGATCGCTTGACGGCCACAATTCGTGACGAGGGGCTCACCGCCGACAGCTTATTCCGTCGCGGTTGCGAGTACCGCGCGCTGCGCAAATATCGATCCGCTGCGGAAGATTTTAAGCGCGCCCTGCAACTGGAACCCGAGTCCGATTTGATTCGCCTGGAGCTTTTGCGGCTTCAGCTAAGACAGTTCGAAGCGGTGTTGGTGGCGGCCGGAGATACGGCGGGGATGCAAACGGTTGCTGGCGGACTGCTCGGTCGTACCGAGCCGTTGCTCGACAGCTCCGAGCAAGGCGTGCAAGCAGCGGTCCATGCGCTGCGTGGCCAAATCTATCGTCACACCCAGCGTTGGCGGTTGGCGATCGACGAATTTAACGCGGCCTTGCAAACCCATCCGCGGGAGATTCAGTGGGTGCTGTGGCGGGCCGAAGCCGAGCAGCAACTGGGACACTACGACGCGGCCGTTGCGGGGTTACGCGAGGCGGCCGCGACGACGGAAAGTCCGGTGCTCCAAGCCGCTTTGTGCGACACACTGTTGGCCGCTGCCGGCCAAGCGTCGGATGCTAAGGCGGAGCACGCCGCCAAATGGCTGGCCGAGGCAGGGGCGATTATCGACCAACAACTGGCCCGCTGCCGGCTGAAGAGCCGCTGGCGAATTCGCAAGGCCGAGTGGGCGTTGGTGAGCGGTGATGCGGGGCAGGCCAGGGCACAACTGCTCGCCGCCATCGATGAATTGGATGCACGGCTGAACACTCCTCGCCCCGATCCGGTGCTGATCCGCGATCGCCAGAAAGCCCTGTGTCTGATGCCCAACTAA
- a CDS encoding purple acid phosphatase family protein gives MSRFVAAGSARPLSAFSSWLVRVAMVVLLVCGVAGPLVCVQAAPATPPLTRGPYLQLATPSSISILWRTAGESDPVVRYGLHPERLDQVLDQDAIEVRRPSGDKKLHSAPEGTVQYEAVLTGLQPETKYYYAVFDGERQLAGGEECYFRTHPNPGQAQPVRIWVVGDSGTGDSRQAAVYQAMLDQVAADETPLDLYIHVGDMAYPKGTDAEFQRNFFDVYQPTLRNTVCWAAMGNHEGRTSKGMLGVGPYYDAYRCPRKAEAGGLASASEAYYSFDYANIHFICLDSHDLDRSPAGVMSQWLRADLEATHQDWIVAYWHHPPYTKGSHDSDKENQLIEMRELIMPVLEAGGVDLVLTGHSHIYERSMLIDGAYQTPTVAEGVVLDDGDGDPRGDGAYRKSKGLHAHQGTVQVVTGHGGARVSRRGTSPVMKRVIVENGSTIIDVDGDALTGIMVDRGGKTRDLFRIVKQGTHVPKIVANPKTLPAYAVSVDKTKRGLSSETPFPKQAKKLIPPNAEWEYLAGRHAAANWTAIETIPEEADGWKVGKASIGYGDSDDITELKDMKGKYTVVYARTEFELGPGQKEAIDELGLAISYDDGFIAYLNGHEVLRVGVGKGRGEDAEDVEGHEAGGYEYFPLDGATKWLVDDDNILSIEGHNVSRSSSDFTLDPYLLAVPGSSPR, from the coding sequence ATGTCCCGATTTGTTGCCGCCGGATCGGCCAGACCCCTCTCTGCGTTTAGCTCCTGGCTGGTGCGTGTCGCCATGGTTGTGCTGCTGGTGTGCGGTGTGGCTGGACCGCTGGTCTGCGTCCAGGCGGCCCCTGCAACTCCGCCGCTGACTCGCGGCCCGTACCTGCAACTAGCCACGCCGTCCTCGATTTCCATCCTCTGGCGGACCGCCGGCGAAAGCGATCCCGTTGTGCGGTATGGTTTGCACCCCGAGCGGCTCGACCAGGTGCTCGACCAGGACGCGATCGAAGTCCGGCGACCAAGCGGTGATAAAAAACTACACTCTGCACCAGAGGGAACGGTGCAGTACGAAGCCGTGCTGACGGGATTGCAACCAGAGACGAAGTATTATTACGCCGTGTTCGATGGAGAGAGGCAATTGGCCGGTGGCGAGGAGTGTTACTTCCGCACTCATCCCAATCCTGGCCAGGCCCAGCCGGTACGAATCTGGGTGGTCGGCGATTCGGGCACCGGGGACTCGCGACAGGCCGCCGTCTATCAGGCGATGCTGGACCAAGTGGCTGCGGACGAGACCCCGCTGGATCTGTATATCCACGTCGGCGATATGGCTTATCCCAAAGGCACCGACGCCGAATTTCAACGGAACTTTTTTGACGTCTACCAACCGACGCTCCGCAACACTGTGTGTTGGGCGGCGATGGGAAACCATGAAGGCCGCACGTCCAAAGGAATGTTGGGCGTCGGTCCCTACTACGACGCCTATCGCTGTCCGCGAAAAGCCGAAGCCGGCGGATTGGCGTCAGCCAGCGAAGCCTATTATTCATTCGACTATGCCAATATCCACTTCATCTGTCTGGATTCGCACGACCTCGATCGCTCGCCCGCCGGTGTGATGTCGCAGTGGTTGCGTGCGGACCTGGAAGCGACCCATCAAGACTGGATCGTCGCTTATTGGCATCACCCGCCCTACACCAAAGGCTCGCACGATAGCGACAAAGAGAACCAGCTGATCGAAATGCGGGAATTGATCATGCCGGTACTGGAAGCCGGTGGCGTGGACTTGGTGCTGACCGGGCATTCACATATCTACGAACGCTCGATGCTGATCGACGGCGCGTATCAAACACCCACCGTCGCCGAAGGTGTGGTGCTGGATGATGGCGATGGCGATCCTCGTGGTGATGGCGCGTATCGCAAAAGCAAGGGCCTGCACGCGCATCAAGGCACTGTGCAGGTGGTGACCGGCCACGGGGGCGCACGGGTCAGCCGTCGCGGCACCTCGCCGGTGATGAAGCGAGTGATCGTCGAAAACGGCTCGACGATCATCGATGTGGACGGCGACGCTTTGACGGGCATCATGGTCGATCGCGGCGGAAAGACACGCGATCTGTTTCGCATCGTTAAACAGGGCACCCACGTGCCCAAAATCGTGGCCAATCCAAAAACTTTGCCCGCCTATGCGGTTTCCGTTGACAAAACCAAGCGAGGGTTGTCCAGCGAAACCCCGTTCCCCAAACAAGCTAAGAAGTTGATTCCGCCGAATGCCGAGTGGGAGTATTTGGCCGGTCGTCACGCGGCCGCAAACTGGACAGCAATTGAAACGATTCCCGAAGAAGCCGACGGCTGGAAAGTTGGTAAAGCCAGTATCGGCTACGGCGACAGCGATGACATCACCGAACTGAAAGACATGAAGGGCAAGTACACCGTGGTGTATGCTCGGACCGAGTTTGAACTGGGGCCGGGACAGAAAGAAGCCATCGATGAACTGGGGTTGGCGATCAGCTACGACGATGGATTTATCGCTTATTTAAACGGCCATGAAGTGCTGCGGGTGGGCGTCGGCAAAGGGCGTGGCGAGGATGCCGAAGACGTGGAGGGGCACGAAGCCGGAGGTTACGAGTATTTCCCGCTGGACGGTGCCACCAAGTGGCTGGTCGATGACGACAATATCCTTTCGATTGAAGGCCACAACGTCAGCCGCAGCAGCAGCGACTTTACGCTCGATCCCTACCTGCTGGCCGTACCCGGATCCTCCCCTCGCTAA
- a CDS encoding tetratricopeptide repeat protein, whose amino-acid sequence MAFRQILILVVFVAGLFAVPASWAFEVGDWVAVRRNATLIAAGQRVDQVTPGQVLRVLAVGKGQVWVSRGRPGWIATANLVVVAEANKLFEQATGRLGARDLLARGRVRLAAGKLEAGLVDLNRAAELASQNGEFLAPLGFGYLAAGHPETAIKVFSAALDKQPQSVEAWMGRGLAYSQTGNANNARSDFAQAIKLDPLHAFPRKHLGALLHDQGQLDAAEQALTKAIELDAHDGFARKAMGRLRFDQGNLEAARDAFSIAIKLDNKDTEALTGRGVVRHAMGDLKAAEADYLAAIEAAEALPDNAFMWSNLGQVQMELGKFSEALKNLNKAIQLDPEFNEARSHRAFLLVTQPAARQSATASVQQAAADMRQVFQSKAEKTFWDYRALAAVSAQRGDNARAAGYQAQAVEQVQQNGPKRFVEPAIEALKRYQTQ is encoded by the coding sequence GTGGCTTTTCGACAGATTTTGATTTTGGTGGTTTTCGTGGCAGGGCTCTTCGCTGTGCCCGCTTCGTGGGCTTTCGAAGTGGGCGACTGGGTAGCCGTTCGCCGTAACGCGACGCTGATTGCCGCAGGCCAACGCGTCGACCAAGTGACACCGGGGCAGGTGCTGCGAGTGCTGGCCGTGGGCAAGGGGCAGGTGTGGGTCAGCCGCGGACGACCGGGCTGGATCGCGACCGCTAATCTGGTAGTCGTTGCCGAGGCCAACAAACTGTTCGAACAGGCGACTGGGCGATTGGGTGCGCGCGATCTATTGGCTCGAGGAAGAGTGCGGTTGGCGGCTGGCAAGCTCGAGGCGGGGTTGGTGGATTTGAATCGGGCCGCCGAGCTGGCCAGCCAGAACGGAGAGTTTTTGGCTCCCTTGGGATTTGGTTATCTGGCCGCCGGCCATCCGGAAACGGCCATCAAAGTGTTCTCCGCGGCGTTGGATAAACAGCCGCAATCGGTCGAGGCTTGGATGGGACGCGGGCTGGCCTACAGCCAAACGGGAAACGCCAACAACGCCCGATCCGATTTCGCTCAGGCCATTAAACTGGACCCCCTGCATGCCTTTCCACGCAAACACTTGGGAGCTTTGTTGCATGACCAAGGACAGTTGGATGCAGCGGAGCAAGCTTTAACCAAAGCCATTGAATTGGATGCCCACGACGGATTCGCACGTAAGGCCATGGGGCGATTACGATTCGATCAGGGAAACCTCGAAGCGGCTCGCGATGCATTTTCGATCGCCATCAAACTTGATAACAAGGACACCGAGGCGCTTACCGGCCGCGGAGTCGTACGGCATGCGATGGGCGATCTGAAGGCAGCGGAAGCTGATTACTTGGCGGCCATCGAAGCCGCCGAAGCCTTGCCGGACAACGCGTTTATGTGGAGCAATCTGGGGCAGGTGCAGATGGAACTGGGGAAATTTTCCGAGGCCTTGAAAAACTTGAACAAGGCCATCCAATTGGATCCGGAGTTCAACGAAGCACGCAGCCATCGCGCGTTTCTGCTGGTCACCCAGCCCGCCGCGAGACAGTCCGCGACCGCCTCGGTCCAACAAGCGGCCGCGGACATGCGACAAGTGTTTCAGTCCAAAGCCGAAAAAACATTTTGGGACTATCGCGCACTGGCTGCGGTGAGTGCTCAACGAGGCGATAATGCTCGGGCCGCGGGGTATCAAGCACAAGCGGTCGAGCAGGTTCAACAAAACGGTCCTAAACGCTTTGTCGAACCGGCCATCGAAGCGCTAAAGCGTTACCAAACGCAGTAG